The nucleotide sequence TTTGTCGTCTACGTCGGAGAGAACAGAAGCAGATACATTATCCCAATCTCTTGGTTGAATCATCCAGAGTTCCAGACTCTACTTCAAAGTGCAGAAGAGGAGTTTGGGTTTAATCCTGACATGGGTCTTACTATCCCTTGTCAAGAAGTCGTTTTTCGCTCTCTAACAGCGACGATC is from Tripterygium wilfordii isolate XIE 37 chromosome 14, ASM1340144v1, whole genome shotgun sequence and encodes:
- the LOC120015116 gene encoding auxin-responsive protein SAUR50-like; the protein is MAIKKSSNKGLPQTAALKQILKRCSSFGKKQGYEQLPDDVPKGHFVVYVGENRSRYIIPISWLNHPEFQTLLQSAEEEFGFNPDMGLTIPCQEVVFRSLTATIR